Below is a window of Streptomyces qaidamensis DNA.
GCCCCCTCGGGCAGGTAGGCGATCTCGACCCGCTCCTCGTGCCCCTCGGTACCCGGCGCGCTGTGCCACTCGACACCGGAGATGTCGAGGGCGTAGAGCTCGTCCCGCTCCCGCTCCTTGCGTGCCTTGATCTCCTCAGCCGTCTCCGCCATGCCGCAGCGACCCCTTCCCGACGTACGAACGATCCGAATCTGCCCACCCTAGTGGCCCCCTCCGCTCCGCCGGGGCGTTCGAAGGACCAGGGCAAAGAGGGCCCCGGCCGCCTGGTACCCTGGTCGACGGCCGTTTGTGTACGCACCCCCGGAGCTCACCGCTCTGGAGGCCGCGCCCAGCGGATCCCCGCCTTCCGAGTCATGGAAGCTCCCCCGAGACACAGACCGGGGGCACTCGGTGGCCATCACAGACTACGAGGAGTACGCGTGCCGCTCGACGCCGCTACGAAGAAGCAGATCATCACCGAGTTCGGCCAGAAGGAGGGCGACACCGGCTCTCCCGAGGTCCAGGTCGCCATGCTCTCGCGCCGCATCTCGGACCTGACCGAGCACCTCAAGACCCACAAGCACGACCACCACTCCCGCCGTGGTCTGCTGATCCTCGTGGGTCAGCGTCGCCGCCTTCTCCAGTACCTGGCGAAGAAGGACATCCAGCGCTTCCGCGCGCTGGTCGACCGCCTCGGCATCCGCCGCGGTGCGGCGGGCGCCAAGTAAGACGCCGTGAGGGGAGCGGTTCCCGGAGAATGGGGGCCGCTCCCTTTGCTGTACGTGCGGAGTGTCACCACTGCTTTGTAGTGTGGTAGCACAACGCAATACGGACGACACAGCACGACAAGAAGACGACACAGCACGACAAGAAGAGGAGAGGCGCACCCAGCCGCCGCCGGTCCTCGGTAGTGGCCCCCGGGAGAGTGACCCCCGGGTGCTTCGATCGAAGACCGGCCCGCACAGCACGGCGCGCTTCTCCGCAACCGTCCCCCTGCCACACGGGCCGGGAGACGAGGACGAGGAGAGAACACTAGTGGAGAACGAGACCCACTACGCCGAGGCCGTCATCGACAATGGCGCCTTCGGTACCCGCACCATCCGCTTCGAGACGGGCCGCCTGGCCAAGCAGGCCGCCGGCTCCGCCGTGGCGTACCTGGACGACGACACCATGGTGCTGTCGGCCACCACCGCCTCCAAGAACCCCAAGGACCAGCTCGACTTCTTCCCCCTCACGGTGGACGTCGAGGAGCGGATGTACGCCGCCGGCAAGATCCCCGGCAGCTTCTTCCGCCGTGAGGGCCGTCCCTCCGAGGACGCGATCCTCACCTGCCGCCTGATCGACCGCCCGCTGCGCCCCTCCTTCAAGAAGGGCCTGCGCAACGAGATCCAGGTCGTCGCCACGATCATGGCGCTCAACCCCGACCACCTGTACGACGTCGTCGCGATCAACGCCGCGTCCGCGTCCACGCAGCTGGCCGGCCTGCCCTTCTCCGGCCCGATCGGTGGCGTCCGCGTCGCGCTGATCAGTGGCCAGTGGGTGGCCTTCCCGACGCACAGCGAGCTCGAGGACGCCGTCTTCGACATGGTCGTCGCGGGCCGCGCCCTGGAGGACGGCGACGTCGCGATCATGATGGTCGAGGCCGAGGCCACCGAGAAGACCATCAAGCTGGTCGAGGGCGGCGCCGAGGCGCCGACCGAGGAGGTCGTCGCCGCCGGTCTGGACGCCGCGAAGCCCTTCATCAAGGTGCTCTGCAAGGCCCAGGCCGACCTCGCCGCGAAGGCCGCCAAGCCCACCGGCGAGTTCCCGGTCTTCCTCGACTACCAGGACGACGTCCTGGAGGCGCTCACCGCCGCCGTCAAGCCGGAGCTCGCCTCCGCGCTGACCATCGCCGGCAAGCAGGAGCGCGAGTCGGAGCTGGACCGCGTCAAGGCGCTCGCCGCCGAGAAGCTCCTGCCGGAGTTCGAGGGCCGCGAGAAGGAGATCTCCGCCGCGTACCGCTCGCTGACCAAGACCCTGGTCCGTGAGCGCGTCATCAAGGAGAAGAAGCGCATCGACGGCCGCGGTGTCACCGACATCCGCACCCTGGCCGCCGAGGTCGAGGCCATCCCGCGGGTCCACGGCTCCGCCGTGTTCGAGCGTGGCGAGACCCAGATCCTGGGCGTCACCACCCTGAACATGCTCCGCATGGAGCAGCAGCTGGACACCCTCTCCCCGGTGACCCGCAAGCGCTACATGCACAACTACAACTTCCCGCCGTACTCCACCGGCGAGACGGGCCGAGTCGGCTCCCCCAAGCGCCGCGAGATCGGCCACGGTGCCCTCGCCGAGCGCGCCCTGGTGCCGGTCCTGCCGACGCGCGAGGAGTTCCCCTACGCGATCCGCCAGGTCTCCGAGGCGCTGAGCTCCAACGGCTCGACGTCCATGGGCTCGGTCTGCGCCTCCACCATGTCGCTGCTGAACGCCGGTGTGCCGCTGAAGGCCCCCGTCGCCGGTATCGCCATGGGCCTGATCTCCCAGGAGATCGAGGGCGAGACGCACTACGTCACCCTCACCGACATCCTCGGTGCGGAGGACGCCTTCGGTGACATGGACTTCAAGGTCGCCGGCACGAAGGACTTCGTGACCGCCCTCCAGCTCGACACCAAGCTGGACGGCATCCCGGCCTCCGTCCTGGCCGCGGCCCTCAAGCAGGCCCGTGACGCCCGCCTCCACATCCTCGACGTGATGATGGAAGCGATCGACACGCCGGACGAGATGTCCCCGAACGCCCCGCGGATCATCACCGTCAAGATCCCCGTGGACAAGATCGGCGAGGTCATCGGCCCCAAGGGCAAGATGATCAACCAGATCCAGGAGGACACCGGCGCCGACATCACGATCGAGGACGACGGCACGATCTACATCGGCGCGGTCGACGGACCGTCCGCCGAGGCCGCCCGCACCACGATCAACGGCATCGCCAACCCGACCATGCCGGAGGTCGGCGAGCGCTACCTGGGCACGGTCGTGAAGACGACCACCTTCGGCGCGTTCGTGTCGCTGCTGCCGGGCAAGGACGGACTGCTGCACATCTCGCAGATCCGCAAGCTCGCCGGCGGCAAGCGCGTGGAGAACGTCGAGGACGTCCTCGGCGTGGGCGCCAAGGTCCAGGTCGAGATCGCCGAGATCGACTCCCGCGGCAAGCTCTCCCTGATCCCGGTCATCGAGGGCGAAGACGGCGACGAGAAGAAGGACGACGGCGACAAGTGACGTCCCGCGGCTTCCAGGCGACGGCCCGCACCTCCTCGGAGGCGCGGGCCGTCGCCCGTACCCAAACCCTCATCAAGGGCCGGAACGGCATCGGCACGGTCCGCAAGACCACCCTCCCCGGCGGCCTGCGCATCGTCACCGAAACCCTGCCCTCGGTCCGCTCCGCGACCTTCGGCATCTGGGCGCACGTCGGCTCCCGCGACGAGACCCCGGCCCTGAACGGCGCCACCCACTACCTGGAGCACCTGCTCTTCAAGGGCACCGGCCGCAGGTCCGCCCTGGACATCTCCTCCGCGCTCGACGCGGTCGGCGGTGAGATGAACGCGTTCACGGCGAAGGAGTACACGTGCTACTACGCACGCGTGCTCGACACCGACCTGCCGCTCGCCATCGACGTCGTCTGCGACATGCTCACGGGCTCCCTCATCCTCGAAGAGGACGTCAACGTCGAGCGCGGCGCGATCCTCGAAGAGATCGCCATGACCGAGGACGACCCGGGCGACTGCGTGCACGACCTGTTCGCGCACACGATGTTCGGCGACAACCCCCTCGGCCGCCCGGTCCTCGGCACGGTCGACACGGTCAACGCCCTCACCGCCGACCGCATCCGCCGCTTCTACAAGAAGCACTACGACCCGACGCACCTGGTCGTCGCCTGCGCCGGCAACGTCGACCACGCCAAGGTCGTACGACAGGTCCGTGCCGCCTTCGAGAAGGCCGGTGCCCTCAAGGACCTCGCAGCCGACCCCGTGGCCCCGCGCAGCGGCAAGCGGGCCCTGCGCACCGCGGGCCGCGTCGAGCTGGTCGACCGCAAGACCGAGCAGGCGCACGTCGTGCTCGGCATGCCCGGCCTGTCCCGCACGGACGAACGGCGCTGGGCCCTGGGCGTGCTGAACACCGCCCTCGGCGGCGGCATGTCCTCCCGCCTCTTCCAGGAGGTCCGCGAGAAGCGGGGCCTGGCCTACAGCGTGTACTCGTACACCTCCGGCTTCGCCGACTGCGGCCTGTTCGGCGTCTACGCCGGCTGCAGGCCCTCGCAGGTCCACGACGTGCTGAAGATCTGCCGCGACGAACTCGACCACGTCGCCGAGCACGGCCTCTCCGACGACGAGATAGGGCGTGCGATCGGCCAGCTCCAGGGCTCCACGGTCCTCGGCCTGGAGGACACCGGTGCGCTGATGAACCGTATCGGCAAGAGCGAGCTGTGCTGGGGCGAGCAGATGTCCGTCGACGACATGCTGGCCCGGATAACGTCGGTCACCCCGGACGACGTCCGCGAGGTCGCCCGCGAGATCCTGGGACGGCGGCCCTCCCTGTCGGTCATCGGCCCGCTGAAGGACAAACAGGCGGCCCGCCTGAACGACGCCGTCGCCTGACCATTCCCCGGTGAAGGAAGCACAAGAGATGAGCAAGCTGCGCGTGGCGGTCCTCGGCGCCAAGGGCCGGATCGGCTCCGAAGCCGTACGAGCCGTCGAAGCCGCCGAGGACCTCGAACTGGTCGCCGCCCTCGGCCGGGGCGACAAGCTGGAGACGCTGACCGAATCCGGCGCCCAGGTCGCGGTCGAACTGACCACGCCCGACTCGGTGATGGCCAACCTCGACTTCTGCGTCGGCCACGGCATCCATGCGGTCGTCGGCACCACCGGCTGGACCGACGAGCGCCTCGCGCAGCTGAACGGCTGGCTGTCCGCCTCGCCCGGGACGGGCGTGCTCATCGCGCCGAACTTCTCCATCGGGGCCGTCCTCACGATGAAGTTCGCGCAGCTCGCCGCCCCCTACTTCGAGTCGGTCGAGGTCGTCGAGCTGCACCACCCGAACAAGGTGGACGCCCCCTCCGGCACCGCCACGCGCACCGCCCAGCTCATCGCCGAGGCCCGCCGCGTCGCCGGCACCGCCCCGGCGCCCGACGCCACGGCCACCGCCCTGGACGGCGCCCGCGGCGCCGACGTCGACGGAGTCCCGGTCCACGCGGTCCGGCTGCGCGGACTGCTCGCCCACCAGGAGGTCCTGCTCGGCGCCGAGGGCGAGACCCTCACGGTCCGGCACGACTCCCTCCACCACAGCAGCTTCATGCCGGGCATCCTGCTCGGCGCCCGCCGCGTGGTGAGCACCCCGGGCCTGACGTTCGGCCTGGAACACTTCCTGGACCTGAACTGAGCCTCTGACCGTCATGCGCGCGAAGCTCACCTACGCCCTCACGGCCGCCGTCCTGGTCGTCTACTTCGTCCTGGTCGGCAGCCGCGGCGTCCTGCTCATCGAGACCGGCACGCCCCTCACCGTCACCTTCGGTGTCGCCGTGCTGATCTTGCCGGTCATCGGCCTGTGGTTCCTGTGGAAGAACACCCAGTTCGCCCGCAAGGCGAGCCGACTCGCCGCCGAACTCGACGCCGAGGGCGGTCTGCCCGTCGACGAACTGCGGCGCACCCCCAGCGGGCGCATCGACCGCGACTCGGCCGATGAGGTCTTCGCCAGGCGCAAGGCCGAGACGGAGGACGCCCCCGACGACTGGCGCACCTGGTTCCGCCTCGCCGTCGCCTACCACGACGCCCGCGACACCCCGCGCGCCCGCAAGGCGATGCAGCGCGCGATCGCCCTGCACGACGGCAAGCAGCCCGAAGCGGCCTGAACAGCAGCCCACACACATGCCGGCGGGGCCGGACCGTATGCACGGTCCGGCCCCGCCGGCATGAGGTAGCGGAGATCAGCGCGGGCCGTACTCCTCGGCCCACGCCTCGACCGAGTCCGCCGCCCGGTCGAAAGCCACCACGCGTCCCAGGAAGTCCGCGTTGTGCGTCGTCATCACCGGCACCGGACCGGCGGTGTCGCCCCGGCGTCCGAGCAGCAGCGCCTGCCCCTGCACGGTCCGCGGCAGACCCAGCCAGCGCACCGGCTGCTGCACCGTACGCACGGAGGCGACCTGCTCCCAGGACGCCGTACGCGTCGTGAGGAACCCCACGTGCCGCAGCCCGCGCGCGCTGACCCACACGCCCATGCGCAGCAGCCGCAGCGCTGCGGCGATGACGAGCAGCGCCAGGGCGAACACGACTCCCGCCGACGTCAGTTCGGCCGTCGCGGCGATGATGACCGCCGCGAACAGCACGAACGAGGCGAGCAGCAGCGCGAGCGCCGCAACTCCGACGCGCCACGGCCCGGGCCGGTACGGCCGCCGCCAGCGGTCACGGTCGTCGTGGGGCAACGGAACGTCGTCCGCCGCCTCGAAAACGCGGTCGGCCGTCAGGAAGGGCAGGGGCACGGCTGGTCCTCACTCGATCCATGCGTGGGCTGTGCCCGGTGAGGCTACCGATCTGTGTCCCCGGTCACCACTGGCGGGGGGCCGGATGGAGTCACCGCCGCAGCGGTGCGGTTCAGCGGCTCTCGGACGCCTGCGACTGCTGAGGCTGATCAGCCGTCTTGCCGGGCGACAGCGCGGGCGTCCCGATGACCAGGGACCCCACGAGACCCGCCACGATGGTGAGCCCCAGCAGCCAGCGGCCGGCCACTTCACCGACGGACGACCGCTCGCGCGGTGGGGGAGTGACATTGCTGCGGAACCTGTCGGCCTCGGCTACGAAGGCAAACGGCACGGGTTCACGCCGACCGAACATCAGGGGTACGTCTCCTTCAAGGGTGGAACGGATCACTTTCGTCTGTAGAGACGAACGAACTCCCTCAGAGGTGCCCTGTTTCACCGACTTCATTGCGGCACGCCACCGATCGCACTGAATTGGCCGGGCCGTAGAGTGGCGTCGCCACACGACGAGATGGGAAGGCCCTGCCAACCGTGACCGACACTCCCGCCGACGACCTCAAACCCAGCTACCGCAGCGACGTCACCGTCGAGCTGGTCAAGCACACCGCGTCCGACGCGGACGTCCTCTTCGCCGCCCGCGTCTCGACCCTCGGCGAGCAGTCCCTGGACGAGCTGAAGAAGGACCCCGAGCGCTCCAAGGGCCTGATCAACTATCTGATGCGGGACCGGCACGGCAGCCCTTTCGAGCACAACTCGATGACCTTCCTCATCAGCGCCCCGATCTTCGTCTTCCGCGAGTTCATGCGGCACCGCGTCGGCTGGTCGTACAACGAGGAGAGCGGCCGCTACCGCGAGCTCCAGCCCGTCTTCTACGTCCCGGACGAGTCCCGCAAGCTGGTCCAGGAGGGCCGCCCGGGCAAGTACGTCTTCGTGGAGGGCACCCAGGCGCAGCAGGAGCTCGTCGGCCGTGTGATGGAGGACTCGTACCGGCAGGCGTACGAGGCCTACCAGGAGATGCTCGCCGCCGGTGTCGCCCGCGAGGTGGCCCGTGCGGTCCTCCCGGTCGGCCTGTACTCCTCGATGTACGCCACCTGCAACGCCCGCTCGCTGATGCACTTCCTCGGCCTGCGCACCCAGCACGAGCTGGCGAAGGTCCCGTCCTTCCCGCAGCGAGAGATCGAGATGGTCGGCGAGAAGATGGAGGCCGAGTGGTCCCGGCTCATGCCGCTCACCTACGCCGCCTTCAACGCGAACGGACGCGTGGCGCCGTAACGCACGCACCCCCCCGTCCCCC
It encodes the following:
- a CDS encoding M16 family metallopeptidase, coding for MTSRGFQATARTSSEARAVARTQTLIKGRNGIGTVRKTTLPGGLRIVTETLPSVRSATFGIWAHVGSRDETPALNGATHYLEHLLFKGTGRRSALDISSALDAVGGEMNAFTAKEYTCYYARVLDTDLPLAIDVVCDMLTGSLILEEDVNVERGAILEEIAMTEDDPGDCVHDLFAHTMFGDNPLGRPVLGTVDTVNALTADRIRRFYKKHYDPTHLVVACAGNVDHAKVVRQVRAAFEKAGALKDLAADPVAPRSGKRALRTAGRVELVDRKTEQAHVVLGMPGLSRTDERRWALGVLNTALGGGMSSRLFQEVREKRGLAYSVYSYTSGFADCGLFGVYAGCRPSQVHDVLKICRDELDHVAEHGLSDDEIGRAIGQLQGSTVLGLEDTGALMNRIGKSELCWGEQMSVDDMLARITSVTPDDVREVAREILGRRPSLSVIGPLKDKQAARLNDAVA
- a CDS encoding PH domain-containing protein — its product is MPLPFLTADRVFEAADDVPLPHDDRDRWRRPYRPGPWRVGVAALALLLASFVLFAAVIIAATAELTSAGVVFALALLVIAAALRLLRMGVWVSARGLRHVGFLTTRTASWEQVASVRTVQQPVRWLGLPRTVQGQALLLGRRGDTAGPVPVMTTHNADFLGRVVAFDRAADSVEAWAEEYGPR
- a CDS encoding DUF397 domain-containing protein, producing MAETAEEIKARKERERDELYALDISGVEWHSAPGTEGHEERVEIAYLPEGAVAMRSSLDPDTVLRYTEAEWRAFVLGARDGEFDLEPGARSGGPGPE
- the dapB gene encoding 4-hydroxy-tetrahydrodipicolinate reductase — translated: MSKLRVAVLGAKGRIGSEAVRAVEAAEDLELVAALGRGDKLETLTESGAQVAVELTTPDSVMANLDFCVGHGIHAVVGTTGWTDERLAQLNGWLSASPGTGVLIAPNFSIGAVLTMKFAQLAAPYFESVEVVELHHPNKVDAPSGTATRTAQLIAEARRVAGTAPAPDATATALDGARGADVDGVPVHAVRLRGLLAHQEVLLGAEGETLTVRHDSLHHSSFMPGILLGARRVVSTPGLTFGLEHFLDLN
- the rpsO gene encoding 30S ribosomal protein S15; its protein translation is MPLDAATKKQIITEFGQKEGDTGSPEVQVAMLSRRISDLTEHLKTHKHDHHSRRGLLILVGQRRRLLQYLAKKDIQRFRALVDRLGIRRGAAGAK
- the thyX gene encoding FAD-dependent thymidylate synthase; the encoded protein is MTDTPADDLKPSYRSDVTVELVKHTASDADVLFAARVSTLGEQSLDELKKDPERSKGLINYLMRDRHGSPFEHNSMTFLISAPIFVFREFMRHRVGWSYNEESGRYRELQPVFYVPDESRKLVQEGRPGKYVFVEGTQAQQELVGRVMEDSYRQAYEAYQEMLAAGVAREVARAVLPVGLYSSMYATCNARSLMHFLGLRTQHELAKVPSFPQREIEMVGEKMEAEWSRLMPLTYAAFNANGRVAP
- a CDS encoding polyribonucleotide nucleotidyltransferase — translated: MENETHYAEAVIDNGAFGTRTIRFETGRLAKQAAGSAVAYLDDDTMVLSATTASKNPKDQLDFFPLTVDVEERMYAAGKIPGSFFRREGRPSEDAILTCRLIDRPLRPSFKKGLRNEIQVVATIMALNPDHLYDVVAINAASASTQLAGLPFSGPIGGVRVALISGQWVAFPTHSELEDAVFDMVVAGRALEDGDVAIMMVEAEATEKTIKLVEGGAEAPTEEVVAAGLDAAKPFIKVLCKAQADLAAKAAKPTGEFPVFLDYQDDVLEALTAAVKPELASALTIAGKQERESELDRVKALAAEKLLPEFEGREKEISAAYRSLTKTLVRERVIKEKKRIDGRGVTDIRTLAAEVEAIPRVHGSAVFERGETQILGVTTLNMLRMEQQLDTLSPVTRKRYMHNYNFPPYSTGETGRVGSPKRREIGHGALAERALVPVLPTREEFPYAIRQVSEALSSNGSTSMGSVCASTMSLLNAGVPLKAPVAGIAMGLISQEIEGETHYVTLTDILGAEDAFGDMDFKVAGTKDFVTALQLDTKLDGIPASVLAAALKQARDARLHILDVMMEAIDTPDEMSPNAPRIITVKIPVDKIGEVIGPKGKMINQIQEDTGADITIEDDGTIYIGAVDGPSAEAARTTINGIANPTMPEVGERYLGTVVKTTTFGAFVSLLPGKDGLLHISQIRKLAGGKRVENVEDVLGVGAKVQVEIAEIDSRGKLSLIPVIEGEDGDEKKDDGDK